One genomic window of Branchiostoma floridae strain S238N-H82 chromosome 4, Bfl_VNyyK, whole genome shotgun sequence includes the following:
- the LOC118413715 gene encoding sushi, von Willebrand factor type A, EGF and pentraxin domain-containing protein 1-like — protein MSAWEAASTLNACLPTRSGAVDIIFALDRSGSVGRSNYDKIIDFVKAVLNHFSVSPTTTRVAVVSFGTSARVEFDLLRSSSNDNNKCELLRTHLPKLSYTGGATNTVGALRLALALLKNPGVRSYSTKVVFTITDGYWNRGGDPAYVVRELQSRGVIMFAFGIGSWGISSYRLSALGNRDSGRYKYVYLCLDFTVLSEIARRLRGDYHWVQYVPFTRCPSRCNHGCLCEVYGGNYACSLCPKGYYCNTWSSISE, from the exons ATGTCTGCTTGGGAGGCAGCAAGCACACTGAACGCATGTTTACCCACTCGCAGTGGAGCTGTAGACATCATCTTTGCTCTCGACCGCTCTGGAAGCGTTGGCCGTTCGAACTACGACAAAATCATCGATTTCGTGAAGGCCGTTTTGAATCACTTCAGCGTTTCACCGACAACGACTCGCGTGGCCGTCGTTTCGTTTGGAACCAGCGCAAGAGTCGAGTTTGATCTTCTTCGGTCGTCGTCGAATGACAACAACAAGTGTGAACTGCTTCGCACCCATCTGCCCAAACTCAGTTACACCGGAGGTGCGACAAACACTGTAGGAGCTCTAAGACTAGCTTTGGCGTTATTGAAGAATCCAGGGGTCCGATCGTACTCAACAAAGGTGGTCTTTACGATTACAG ATGGCTACTGGAATAGAGGCGGAGACCCCGCATACGTCGTTAGGGAGTTACAGAGCAGAGGTGTGATCATGTTCGCATTCGGGATCGGTTCGTGGGGTATCAGCAGTTACAGATTGAGCGCTCTGGGTAACAGGGACAGCGGTAGATACAAGTACGTCTACCTGTGTCTGGATTTCACCGTTCTATCAGAGATAGCCAGGAGGCTAAGAGGAG ATTACCACTGGGTTCAATACGTCCCATTTACACGCTGTCCTTCCCGATGTAACCACGGATGTCTGTGTGAAGTGTACGGCGGAAACTACGCCTGTTCGCTGTGTCCGAAGGGGTACTACTGCAACACTTGGAGCTCTATAAGTGAGTAG